A genomic region of Sulfobacillus acidophilus DSM 10332 contains the following coding sequences:
- a CDS encoding 6,7-dimethyl-8-ribityllumazine synthase (PFAM: 6,7-dimethyl-8-ribityllumazine synthase~TIGRFAM: 6,7-dimethyl-8-ribityllumazine synthase~COGs: COG0054 Riboflavin synthase beta-chain~HAMAP: 6,7-dimethyl-8-ribityllumazine synthase~InterPro IPR002180~KEGG: ttm:Tthe_0023 6,7-dimethyl-8-ribityllumazine synthase~PFAM: 6,7-dimethyl-8-ribityllumazine synthase~SPTR: 6,7-dimethyl-8-ribityllumazine synthase;~TIGRFAM: 6,7-dimethyl-8-ribityllumazine synthase): MAWYEGTWIPPEPVRIAVIVSRFNQTVTDGLLKGCQKALAQHGVTDEQIDIIVVPGAFEIPGVVFRLLDKPYHAIIALGAVIRGETPHFDYVASSVTQGLARAAHEGRIPVVFGILTTDTVEQAEARAGGKSGNKGAEAALTALEMMSLYRQL, from the coding sequence ATGGCATGGTATGAAGGTACGTGGATTCCGCCGGAACCGGTGCGAATCGCGGTGATTGTGAGTCGGTTTAACCAAACCGTTACCGACGGCTTATTAAAAGGCTGCCAAAAGGCGCTGGCGCAACATGGCGTGACGGACGAGCAAATCGATATTATTGTCGTTCCCGGCGCGTTTGAAATTCCCGGCGTCGTTTTCCGCTTATTGGACAAACCCTATCACGCCATCATCGCTTTGGGGGCCGTCATTCGCGGCGAAACCCCGCACTTTGACTATGTGGCGAGTTCCGTAACCCAAGGTTTGGCCCGGGCCGCCCACGAAGGCCGGATTCCGGTGGTGTTCGGCATATTGACCACCGATACGGTCGAACAGGCCGAAGCGCGAGCCGGCGGCAAATCCGGCAATAAAGGGGCGGAAGCCGCGCTCACCGCTTTAGAAATGATGTCGCTATATCGTCAACTGTAG
- a CDS encoding riboflavin synthase alpha chain (PFAM: Lumazine binding domain~TIGRFAM: riboflavin synthase, alpha subunit~COGs: COG0307 Riboflavin synthase alpha chain~InterPro IPR001783~KEGG: rmr:Rmar_2063 riboflavin synthase, alpha subunit~PFAM: Lumazine-binding protein~PRIAM: Riboflavin synthase~SPTR: Riboflavin synthase, alpha subunit;~TIGRFAM: Lumazine-binding protein) translates to MFTGLVEAVGHIVRQRRESDQVTIRLTIQAPFAEELVLGESVAVDGVCLTVIDITRETFDVQVSPTTLHLTTLGTVTTGRPVNLERSVTPSTRLGGHWVLGHVDTRGVIRDIRTDGDIHYVTIQYPPEFSRWLLPRGSITVDGVSLTLVEHDAPTFSVTIIPHTWQMTALSDWTPGQPVNLEFDVLGKYVEHLLHPYLPSTEKGKEAPR, encoded by the coding sequence ATGTTTACCGGACTAGTGGAGGCGGTCGGACATATCGTCCGGCAACGACGGGAATCCGATCAGGTCACGATTCGGCTGACCATTCAAGCCCCATTTGCTGAGGAACTGGTGCTCGGCGAGTCGGTGGCGGTGGATGGCGTGTGCCTAACCGTAATTGATATAACGCGGGAAACCTTTGATGTCCAGGTCAGCCCGACAACCCTGCACCTCACGACTCTAGGCACCGTCACCACGGGCCGACCGGTCAATTTAGAGCGGTCGGTGACCCCGTCCACCCGCTTAGGAGGACACTGGGTGCTAGGCCACGTCGATACCCGAGGGGTCATCCGGGACATTCGGACAGACGGCGATATCCATTATGTCACCATTCAATATCCCCCGGAATTTTCTCGATGGCTCTTGCCTCGCGGATCCATCACGGTCGACGGGGTCAGCCTGACCCTGGTGGAGCATGACGCCCCGACATTTTCTGTGACCATTATTCCTCATACGTGGCAGATGACGGCCCTCTCCGATTGGACGCCCGGTCAGCCGGTGAATTTGGAATTCGACGTGCTCGGAAAATATGTCGAGCATCTTTTACATCCTTATCTTCCCTCGACGGAAAAAGGAAAGGAGGCGCCCCGATGA
- a CDS encoding dihydroneopterin aldolase (PFAM: Dihydroneopterin aldolase~TIGRFAM: dihydroneopterin aldolase; FolB domain~COGs: COG1539 Dihydroneopterin aldolase~InterPro IPR006157:IPR006156~KEGG: ssp:SSP2241 dihydroneopterin aldolase~PFAM: Dihydroneopterin aldolase~SPTR: Dihydroneopterin aldolase;~TIGRFAM: Dihydroneopterin aldolase subgroup; Dihydroneopterin aldolase), with translation MGWIYLRRLRFFAVHGLLPEERRHPQEFWVDVRCQVDFKRASETDDVADTVNYADIVAAVRSVVEGEPVNLLERLARQVAEAVRAVDRRIGAIEVTITKVRPPFPVDSAGVEVTWYAD, from the coding sequence ATGGGGTGGATTTATTTACGTCGGTTACGGTTTTTTGCCGTTCATGGACTTTTGCCGGAGGAGCGTCGACACCCGCAGGAATTTTGGGTGGACGTCCGCTGTCAGGTCGACTTCAAGCGGGCGTCGGAAACTGACGATGTGGCGGATACGGTGAACTATGCCGATATCGTGGCGGCGGTGCGGTCGGTCGTGGAGGGTGAGCCCGTCAATTTGTTGGAACGGTTGGCCCGGCAGGTGGCTGAGGCGGTTCGTGCCGTAGACCGGCGGATCGGGGCGATTGAAGTGACGATCACCAAGGTTCGCCCGCCCTTTCCGGTGGATAGCGCCGGCGTGGAGGTGACGTGGTACGCCGATTAA
- a CDS encoding biotin/acetyl-CoA-carboxylase ligase (PFAM: Biotin/lipoate A/B protein ligase family~TIGRFAM: birA, biotin-[acetyl-CoA-carboxylase] ligase region~COGs: COG0340 Biotin-(acetyl-CoA carboxylase) ligase~InterPro IPR004143:IPR003142:IPR004408~KEGG: afw:Anae109_1479 biotin--acetyl-CoA-carboxylase ligase~PFAM: Biotin/lipoate A/B protein ligase; Biotin protein ligase, C-terminal~SPTR: Biotin--[acetyl-CoA-carboxylase] ligase;~TIGRFAM: Biotin--acetyl-CoA-carboxylase ligase): protein MGGFSSQYRPVVEQLATRWVGHPTELFDSIDSTNRYLKQVVERGSASPGQAVWADQQVEGRGRRDRSWWSPPGLNIYTSVAVVLPDDRTPSLVSLLAGVALVNAVNELSHASVAALKWPNDCVIEGYKFAGVLVEAVPLDRLWAVIGMGINVNQPPHPEFPHALSLKEALGRSFDRGTLWEHLMRSLEEAFDSWRREGDAWVLDQWTRRSATLGQDVAIIEPGRPVWFGFAERVDADGGLWVRRDGVPVKIMAGDVSVRRPDGSYS from the coding sequence ATGGGAGGTTTTTCCTCGCAATACCGGCCGGTCGTCGAACAGTTAGCGACCCGTTGGGTCGGCCATCCTACCGAACTTTTTGACAGTATCGACTCAACCAACCGATATCTCAAACAGGTGGTCGAACGGGGGAGCGCTTCGCCCGGGCAGGCGGTGTGGGCCGATCAGCAAGTGGAGGGCCGGGGCCGCCGGGACAGGTCATGGTGGTCGCCGCCTGGGCTGAACATCTATACGTCGGTTGCAGTGGTCTTACCCGACGATCGCACCCCTTCGCTGGTGAGCTTATTGGCCGGGGTGGCACTGGTGAACGCCGTCAACGAGCTGAGTCATGCATCGGTCGCGGCTTTGAAGTGGCCTAACGATTGTGTCATTGAAGGATATAAGTTTGCCGGGGTGTTGGTGGAGGCGGTTCCGCTGGATCGGTTATGGGCCGTCATTGGCATGGGCATCAATGTCAACCAGCCGCCTCATCCGGAATTTCCGCATGCGTTATCCCTCAAAGAGGCGTTGGGGCGGAGTTTTGATCGCGGTACCTTGTGGGAGCATCTTATGCGTTCTTTGGAAGAGGCGTTTGATAGCTGGCGCCGGGAGGGGGACGCTTGGGTGCTGGATCAATGGACGCGGCGGTCGGCGACCTTAGGGCAGGACGTGGCGATTATCGAGCCGGGACGTCCCGTATGGTTTGGGTTTGCCGAGCGCGTGGATGCCGACGGCGGACTCTGGGTGCGCCGCGACGGGGTGCCGGTGAAAATTATGGCCGGCGACGTCAGTGTGCGCCGGCCGGACGGATCCTACAGTTGA
- a CDS encoding diaminohydroxyphosphoribosylaminopyrimidine deaminase (PFAM: RibD C-terminal domain; Cytidine and deoxycytidylate deaminase zinc-binding region~TIGRFAM: riboflavin-specific deaminase C-terminal domain; riboflavin biosynthesis protein RibD~COGs: COG0117 Pyrimidine deaminase~InterPro IPR002125:IPR002734:IPR004794:IPR011549~KEGG: tmr:Tmar_1991 diaminohydroxyphosphoribosylaminopyrimidine deaminase; 5-amino-6-(5-phosphoribosylamino)uracil reductase~PFAM: Bacterial bifunctional deaminase-reductase, C-terminal; CMP/dCMP deaminase, zinc-binding~PRIAM: Diaminohydroxyphosphoribosylaminopyrimidine deaminase., 5-amino-6-(5-phosphoribosylamino)uracil reductase~SPTR: Diaminohydroxyphosphoribosylaminopyrimidine deaminase ;5-amino-6-(5-phosphoribosylamino)uracil reductase;~TIGRFAM: Riboflavin biosynthesis protein RibD; Riboflavin-specific deaminase, C-terminal) encodes MLSFGVTTMSPAMKRALQLAKRGRGRTSPNPLVGAVIVDDQGTVIGEGYHRRAGTDHAEVVALKAAGDRARGHTLYVTLEPCNHHGRTPPCTEAIIAAGIRRVVVATRDPNPEVTGHGIERLQAAGIVVEVGDGQAAAEALNRPFMTWSRKHRPYVILKAAMSLDGKVATAYHESKYLTSESALAHAHRLRRETDAILVGVGTVLADDPALTDRGPGRRRDPVRVVLDSHGRTPATARLLTEDSPAPALVFTTDRAPAEWERAIFSAGGEVIRVPANPHGQVDLTAVLTELADRRLLSLLVEGGPTVHWSFIQAGLADSWVGYIAPKILGGENAPTPVAGPGFHLPEAPGLTITHVWRRFPDVILWGEF; translated from the coding sequence ATGCTTTCTTTTGGGGTGACCACGATGAGTCCGGCCATGAAACGGGCGTTACAGTTGGCAAAACGGGGGCGCGGACGCACCTCGCCCAATCCCCTGGTCGGAGCCGTTATTGTCGATGACCAAGGGACGGTGATCGGGGAAGGCTACCACCGGCGAGCCGGCACCGACCATGCGGAGGTCGTGGCGTTAAAAGCCGCCGGCGATCGCGCTCGCGGCCACACCTTATATGTCACGTTGGAGCCTTGCAACCATCACGGGCGAACCCCGCCGTGCACCGAAGCCATTATCGCCGCCGGTATTCGCCGAGTCGTGGTAGCGACGCGTGATCCCAACCCCGAAGTCACCGGGCACGGAATCGAACGGTTGCAGGCGGCGGGCATTGTCGTCGAGGTAGGAGACGGTCAAGCGGCAGCCGAAGCGCTGAATCGCCCGTTTATGACGTGGAGCCGAAAACACCGGCCTTATGTGATCTTGAAAGCCGCCATGAGTCTCGACGGCAAGGTCGCCACCGCCTATCACGAATCCAAGTACCTGACCTCAGAGTCGGCACTCGCCCATGCCCATCGTTTGCGCCGTGAGACGGATGCCATTTTGGTCGGGGTGGGGACCGTTTTAGCGGACGATCCGGCGTTAACCGACCGAGGGCCGGGCCGGCGTCGGGATCCGGTTCGGGTCGTCTTGGATAGTCACGGGCGAACCCCCGCCACCGCTCGCCTTTTGACCGAAGATTCGCCCGCGCCCGCCCTTGTCTTCACCACCGACCGCGCTCCCGCCGAATGGGAACGGGCTATTTTTTCCGCGGGCGGTGAAGTCATCCGGGTCCCGGCCAATCCTCACGGTCAAGTCGACCTGACGGCCGTGTTAACGGAATTGGCCGATCGACGGTTACTTTCGCTATTGGTCGAGGGCGGGCCAACCGTTCATTGGAGTTTCATTCAGGCCGGATTAGCCGATAGCTGGGTCGGTTATATCGCCCCCAAAATTCTGGGCGGAGAAAACGCGCCCACGCCGGTGGCGGGTCCAGGATTTCATTTACCGGAAGCCCCCGGCCTCACGATTACGCACGTCTGGCGGCGGTTCCCCGACGTGATTCTTTGGGGTGAATTTTAA
- a CDS encoding major facilitator superfamily MFS_1 (PFAM: Major Facilitator Superfamily~COGs: COG2814 Arabinose efflux permease~InterPro IPR011701~KEGG: hsl:OE1753R transport protein~PFAM: Major facilitator superfamily MFS-1~SPTR: Multidrug resistance protein homolog): MKHFPSAVWATAFATFVAFMGIGVVDPLLPLIGRAMGATHAEVEWLFTSYIAVMALTMLVSGVLGTRLGGKRTMLLGLGLVVVFATLSGKSPSIEFLAIVRGGWGLGNAFFTSTALSIIVGLSTGGMGPAITLYEAALGLGIATGPLLGGFLGSYSWRDPFFGTATLMAIAFLATYFLVKEPARRETPRTARDIFRALGYRPVLTNALIGLTYSFAFFTILAYSPLTLSHLSPVALGLTYFAWGILVAFSSVVVVNWLIARWSPMTVLKVNLAVLIGVLVLMGFLPSQDLLGLVVATGFFCGISNALFTTLAMEVSPFPRSIASGAYNFVRWAGAAIAPALAGWIGQRFGLTWPFFLAAGVLFFGWVALMPATRLLEGALRQHGDHLAREVKTS, from the coding sequence ATGAAACACTTTCCTTCGGCGGTGTGGGCCACCGCCTTTGCGACATTTGTCGCTTTCATGGGAATCGGGGTGGTGGATCCGTTACTGCCGTTAATCGGGCGGGCCATGGGGGCGACACATGCCGAAGTGGAGTGGCTTTTCACCAGCTATATTGCCGTGATGGCTTTGACGATGCTGGTATCGGGGGTGTTGGGGACTCGCCTCGGCGGGAAACGCACGATGCTGCTGGGACTGGGGTTAGTGGTGGTGTTCGCGACGTTGTCCGGGAAATCGCCCTCGATTGAATTTCTCGCGATTGTGCGTGGTGGGTGGGGATTAGGCAACGCCTTTTTCACGTCGACCGCCCTTTCCATTATCGTCGGATTGTCGACCGGGGGTATGGGTCCGGCCATTACTCTTTATGAAGCCGCCCTGGGCCTCGGAATTGCGACCGGTCCCCTATTGGGCGGGTTTTTAGGCAGCTATTCCTGGCGCGATCCCTTTTTTGGCACCGCGACGCTGATGGCCATCGCCTTTTTGGCGACGTATTTTTTGGTCAAAGAGCCGGCACGTCGGGAAACTCCGCGGACTGCCCGCGACATTTTCCGGGCGTTAGGCTATCGTCCGGTTTTGACCAATGCGTTGATTGGGCTCACCTATAGCTTCGCGTTCTTCACGATTTTGGCCTACTCTCCGCTTACCTTGTCCCATTTGTCGCCGGTGGCCTTGGGCCTGACGTATTTTGCCTGGGGCATTTTGGTGGCGTTCTCGTCGGTGGTGGTGGTCAACTGGCTGATTGCCCGGTGGTCGCCGATGACCGTCCTCAAAGTCAATTTGGCGGTGCTCATCGGGGTGTTGGTTCTGATGGGATTTTTGCCGTCCCAGGATTTGTTGGGATTAGTGGTGGCCACCGGATTCTTTTGTGGCATCAGCAATGCGCTCTTTACCACGTTAGCGATGGAAGTCTCGCCTTTTCCGCGCTCGATTGCTTCCGGCGCCTATAACTTCGTCCGCTGGGCGGGCGCGGCGATTGCCCCGGCGTTGGCCGGCTGGATTGGGCAACGGTTTGGACTCACTTGGCCCTTTTTCTTGGCGGCGGGGGTTCTCTTTTTCGGGTGGGTGGCGTTAATGCCGGCGACCCGATTGTTAGAGGGGGCGCTTAGGCAACATGGCGACCACTTGGCGCGGGAGGTGAAAACGTCATGA
- a CDS encoding 2-amino-4-hydroxy-6-hydroxymethyldihydropteridine pyrophosphokinase (PFAM: 7,8-dihydro-6-hydroxymethylpterin-pyrophosphokinase (HPPK)~TIGRFAM: 2-amino-4-hydroxy-6-hydroxymethyldihydropteridine pyrophosphokinase~COGs: COG0801 7 8-dihydro-6-hydroxymethylpterin-pyrophosphokinase~InterPro IPR000550~KEGG: ace:Acel_0208 2-amino-4-hydroxy-6-hydroxymethyldihydropteridine pyrophosphokinase~PFAM: 7,8-Dihydro-6-hydroxymethylpterin-pyrophosphokinase, HPPK~SPTR:2-amino-4-hydroxy-6-hydroxymethyldihydropterid inepyrophosphokinase;~TIGRFAM: 7,8-Dihydro-6-hydroxymethylpterin-pyrophosphokinase, HPPK~manually curated), with translation MKVTVGLGSNLGDSHGLLKRAAEAVLAQDPTARFSSLYRTAPQGGPPQPDYLNAVVQWETDWDLPTLWAFCRGLEAEAGRVRTVRFGPRTLDVDILCYGRHLTEKPPVILPHPRMKDRRFVLEPLTEIDPECRVPPDDTPVLTLLRRVLNQEVQRLPPWEVFPRNTGRSSNS, from the coding sequence ATTAAAGTCACGGTCGGCTTGGGATCCAATTTGGGCGATTCGCACGGGCTTTTAAAGCGGGCGGCGGAGGCTGTTTTAGCTCAAGATCCGACCGCGCGGTTCTCGTCGCTGTACCGGACCGCTCCCCAAGGCGGGCCTCCCCAGCCGGACTATTTGAATGCGGTCGTGCAATGGGAAACCGATTGGGATCTGCCTACGCTTTGGGCCTTTTGTCGCGGGTTGGAGGCGGAGGCGGGACGGGTGCGTACCGTGCGCTTTGGACCGCGGACCCTCGATGTGGACATTCTTTGTTACGGGCGGCATCTGACGGAAAAACCGCCTGTCATCCTGCCGCATCCGCGGATGAAGGATCGCCGCTTTGTGCTCGAGCCGTTAACCGAAATTGATCCGGAGTGCCGGGTACCGCCGGATGACACCCCGGTTCTCACTCTTTTACGGCGCGTCTTAAATCAGGAGGTGCAGCGATTACCGCCATGGGAGGTTTTTCCTCGCAATACCGGCCGGTCGTCGAACAGTTAG
- a CDS encoding Dihydropteroate synthase (PFAM: Pterin binding enzyme~TIGRFAM: dihydropteroate synthase~COGs: COG0294 Dihydropteroate synthase~InterPro IPR000489:IPR006390~KEGG: syn:slr2026 dihydropteroate pyrophosphorylase~PFAM: Dihydropteroate synthase, DHPS~PRIAM: Dihydropteroate synthase~SPTR: Dihydropteroate synthase;~TIGRFAM: Dihydropteroate synthase): protein MSRQFHWGRGTWTFGQRIYVLGILNLTPDSFSDGHPANLDPEVILERARQMVEDGVDGFDVGAESTRPGYRPVPWQEEWDRLQTVLPRLREAFSHLPISVDTQKAEVAERALAAGADIINDVTGFTRPEMVAVAQASRAGIILMFNQDAVFPPGTVTIHHLTAFFQAQLDRMQAAGVAPDRILIDPGLGFAYRGDDNWRILQELPHLKGFGAGLLVGHSRKSFLGQVTGHARPTDRDPATAALTAVVGTLGADVVRVHRVDWNRDAVRVAEVWRRS from the coding sequence ATGAGCCGACAATTTCACTGGGGCCGGGGTACGTGGACTTTCGGGCAGCGGATCTATGTCCTGGGCATTTTGAATCTAACCCCGGACTCCTTTTCTGACGGGCATCCGGCCAATTTGGACCCTGAGGTCATTTTGGAACGGGCTCGACAAATGGTCGAAGACGGAGTCGACGGGTTTGATGTCGGGGCCGAATCCACCCGGCCCGGATATCGCCCGGTCCCGTGGCAAGAGGAGTGGGACAGGCTCCAGACGGTTCTTCCGCGGCTACGCGAGGCGTTTAGCCATTTACCGATATCGGTGGATACCCAAAAGGCCGAAGTGGCCGAACGGGCTTTGGCGGCGGGAGCCGATATCATAAACGATGTGACGGGGTTTACCCGTCCGGAAATGGTAGCCGTGGCCCAAGCGTCCCGAGCCGGCATCATTCTCATGTTTAATCAAGACGCGGTCTTTCCTCCCGGCACCGTCACCATCCATCATTTAACGGCGTTTTTTCAAGCTCAATTAGACCGGATGCAGGCGGCGGGGGTTGCCCCCGACCGGATCCTCATCGACCCCGGCCTCGGGTTTGCCTATCGGGGTGACGATAACTGGCGGATTCTCCAAGAACTACCCCATCTGAAAGGGTTTGGCGCCGGGCTTTTAGTGGGACATAGCCGGAAGAGCTTTTTAGGGCAAGTGACCGGTCATGCCCGACCGACGGATCGGGACCCGGCGACGGCGGCCTTAACGGCCGTGGTCGGCACGCTCGGTGCCGATGTGGTCCGTGTGCATCGGGTGGACTGGAATCGGGACGCCGTCCGGGTGGCCGAAGTGTGGAGGCGCTCATAA
- a CDS encoding GTP cyclohydrolase-2 (PFAM: GTP cyclohydrolase II; 3,4-dihydroxy-2-butanone 4-phosphate synthase~TIGRFAM: GTP cyclohydrolase II; 3,4-dihydroxy-2-butanone 4-phosphate synthase~COGs: COG0108 3 4-dihydroxy-2-butanone 4-phosphate synthase~HAMAP: GTP cyclohydrolase-2~InterPro IPR000422:IPR000926~KEGG: mta:Moth_0917 GTP cyclohydrolase II~PFAM: DHBP synthase RibB; GTP cyclohydrolase II~SPTR: Riboflavin biosynthesis protein ribBA;~TIGRFAM: DHBP synthase RibB; GTP cyclohydrolase II) → MTHPFDPIEDAIKAIARGEMIVVVDDESRENEGDLVMAASRVTPEAINFMAQYGRGLICVPMDPDWIDRLALPPMVEVSQDSMQTAFTVSVDARQGVTTGISAADRAETIRVLANPASRPDDLVRPGHIFPLRAKPGGVLRRPGHTEAGVDLARLAGLDPVAVICEIMQPDGQMARLPELIAFAREHQLKIISIADLIRYRMQQERLFVREGEAQLPTRYGTFRAIAYTEKLNGATHLALVMGDVADGRPVLTRVHSECLTGDVFGSLRCDCGDQLDLALRQIAAEGRGCLLYMRQEGRGIGLANKIKAYALQEAGLDTVAANQALGFPPDMRDYGVGAQILADLGIRQLRLLTNNPKKYYALEGYGLEIVERVPLKAPETPHNAFYLETKKLKMGHWMD, encoded by the coding sequence ATGACTCACCCGTTTGATCCGATAGAAGACGCCATTAAAGCCATTGCCCGTGGCGAGATGATTGTGGTGGTGGATGACGAAAGTCGGGAAAATGAAGGCGATTTGGTCATGGCCGCCAGTCGGGTCACCCCCGAGGCGATTAATTTCATGGCCCAATATGGTCGGGGCCTCATCTGTGTCCCCATGGATCCCGACTGGATCGATCGTCTGGCGCTCCCCCCCATGGTGGAAGTCTCGCAAGATTCCATGCAAACCGCGTTCACGGTATCGGTCGACGCCCGGCAAGGGGTAACGACCGGTATTTCCGCCGCCGACCGGGCGGAGACCATCCGGGTTCTAGCCAATCCGGCATCCCGCCCGGACGATCTGGTGCGCCCGGGTCATATTTTCCCCTTACGCGCCAAGCCCGGGGGAGTGCTGCGACGGCCGGGTCACACCGAGGCGGGTGTGGATTTGGCCCGTTTGGCCGGTTTAGACCCGGTAGCGGTGATCTGTGAAATCATGCAACCGGATGGCCAAATGGCCCGGCTGCCCGAATTGATCGCGTTTGCGCGCGAACATCAATTGAAAATCATCAGCATTGCCGATTTAATTCGGTACCGGATGCAGCAAGAACGCCTGTTTGTGCGGGAAGGGGAGGCCCAACTGCCGACCCGTTACGGTACCTTTCGGGCCATCGCCTATACGGAAAAATTAAACGGGGCGACCCATTTGGCTCTCGTGATGGGTGACGTCGCCGACGGACGCCCGGTTTTGACCCGCGTTCACTCGGAATGCTTGACCGGCGACGTCTTCGGCTCGTTACGGTGCGACTGCGGCGATCAATTGGATTTGGCCCTTCGCCAAATTGCGGCCGAGGGCCGCGGATGCCTCTTATATATGCGTCAGGAAGGGCGCGGCATCGGGTTGGCCAACAAGATTAAAGCCTATGCGCTGCAAGAAGCCGGGTTGGATACGGTGGCGGCCAACCAGGCGCTGGGGTTTCCCCCGGACATGCGGGATTATGGCGTCGGCGCTCAAATCTTGGCCGATCTGGGCATCCGCCAATTACGGCTGTTAACCAACAACCCGAAAAAATATTATGCCTTAGAAGGATACGGGTTGGAAATCGTCGAGCGGGTCCCGCTTAAAGCCCCGGAAACGCCGCATAACGCGTTTTATCTGGAAACTAAGAAACTCAAAATGGGGCACTGGATGGATTAA